In Streptomyces chartreusis NRRL 3882, the following are encoded in one genomic region:
- a CDS encoding aldo/keto reductase, translated as MPTIKNEKDSAALRLAILGSGNMARRFLKQLPDSRRCELRAIGDRDPEQARLLCDEVGDLFAGDPIWGTEDDVLSSAQVDAVYIATVHTTHARLAMRAVAAGKHVLCEKPLTVNHAQAMAVVDAAQHTGVRVVEAMMFRFHPQMAAARELVRTGEIGEVRHIDAGFAFFVPTDPKAPTIVTADLVIPDAGGLTGRLFDPQLAGGGILDVGCYPMSIARAIAGAAAGVDFLEPVSLTADGSVGEAGVDEWAIARMRFGNGVTASLRTGVRMVDNNTVQIVGSKGTIEMLDPWALSTSPQVIIRRVGHLPEQRTFPASGAYALQMDAFAESVRGPEPEQLSNEDSLGNTAALDRWRAAIGVRYPFERDDATITTVSAYPLSVPAPVGGADHRGPGRIEGLDKPLSRIVMGCDHQPDLSTASALFDHYVTLGGNVFDTAHFYLDGQAERRLGKWIADRGIRDDVVVIGKGAHTPDCNPEALSRQLLESLDRQGTGHLDVYLLHRDNEDIPAGEFVDVLNEHADAGLVRVFGGSNWSIQRVEEANAWARANGKRGFSVLSNYFGLAEPHDLPWPGCLDACDAESMRWLTERQMPLLAWSARSRNFFVRADPSDLTDELLVRCFYGCENFERKRRAEKLARDHGVSPSAIAVAYVLHQPFPTFAMYGPKTLAESRASFRAVEIDLSAEQVAWLRGES; from the coding sequence ATGCCCACGATCAAGAACGAGAAGGACTCGGCCGCACTGCGCCTGGCGATCCTCGGCTCCGGAAACATGGCGCGCCGGTTCCTGAAACAGTTGCCGGACAGCCGGCGGTGCGAGCTGCGCGCGATCGGCGACCGAGATCCGGAGCAGGCCCGCCTGCTCTGCGACGAGGTCGGCGACCTCTTCGCGGGCGACCCGATCTGGGGCACCGAAGACGACGTGCTCAGCTCTGCCCAGGTGGACGCGGTCTACATCGCCACGGTCCACACCACGCACGCCCGGCTCGCCATGCGGGCCGTCGCAGCCGGCAAGCACGTGCTGTGCGAGAAGCCGCTGACGGTCAACCACGCGCAGGCGATGGCGGTCGTGGACGCCGCGCAGCACACCGGAGTCCGCGTGGTCGAGGCCATGATGTTCCGTTTCCACCCGCAAATGGCCGCGGCCCGTGAACTCGTGCGCACCGGTGAGATCGGCGAGGTGCGTCACATCGACGCGGGATTCGCCTTCTTCGTACCCACCGACCCGAAGGCGCCCACGATCGTCACCGCCGACCTGGTCATCCCCGACGCGGGAGGCCTCACCGGGCGTCTGTTCGATCCGCAGCTCGCCGGTGGCGGGATCCTGGATGTCGGGTGTTATCCGATGTCCATCGCGCGTGCGATCGCGGGTGCCGCGGCGGGAGTCGACTTCCTTGAGCCGGTGAGCCTCACCGCCGACGGGAGCGTAGGCGAAGCCGGCGTCGACGAGTGGGCGATCGCGCGGATGCGGTTCGGCAACGGGGTGACGGCGTCCTTGCGGACCGGTGTGCGCATGGTCGACAACAACACCGTGCAGATCGTCGGGTCGAAGGGCACGATCGAGATGCTCGACCCCTGGGCGCTCTCCACGAGTCCTCAGGTGATCATCCGCCGTGTCGGACACCTGCCGGAACAGCGCACGTTCCCTGCGTCGGGCGCGTACGCGCTTCAGATGGACGCCTTCGCCGAGAGCGTGCGCGGCCCGGAGCCGGAGCAGCTCAGCAATGAAGACTCCCTGGGGAACACCGCGGCTCTCGACCGGTGGCGCGCGGCGATCGGGGTCCGCTACCCGTTCGAGCGGGACGACGCGACGATCACCACGGTGTCCGCGTACCCGCTGAGTGTCCCCGCGCCGGTCGGTGGGGCGGACCACCGCGGCCCGGGGCGGATCGAGGGGCTGGACAAGCCGCTCTCGCGGATCGTCATGGGATGCGACCACCAGCCCGATCTCTCCACCGCGTCCGCGCTGTTCGACCACTACGTCACGCTCGGCGGCAACGTGTTCGACACCGCCCACTTCTATCTCGACGGCCAGGCCGAGCGCCGACTGGGCAAGTGGATCGCCGACCGTGGCATCCGTGACGACGTGGTGGTGATCGGCAAGGGTGCCCACACGCCGGACTGCAACCCGGAGGCGCTGAGCCGTCAGCTCCTGGAGTCCCTGGACAGACAGGGCACCGGTCACCTCGATGTCTACCTGCTGCACCGCGACAACGAGGACATACCGGCCGGCGAGTTCGTCGACGTCCTCAACGAGCACGCGGACGCCGGCCTGGTGCGCGTCTTCGGCGGCTCGAACTGGTCGATCCAACGGGTGGAGGAGGCCAACGCCTGGGCACGCGCCAACGGCAAACGCGGCTTCTCGGTGCTCAGCAACTACTTCGGTCTCGCCGAGCCCCACGACTTGCCGTGGCCCGGCTGCCTGGACGCGTGCGACGCGGAGTCGATGCGCTGGCTGACCGAACGGCAGATGCCCCTGCTCGCCTGGTCGGCCCGCTCCCGCAACTTCTTCGTCCGGGCCGATCCCTCGGACCTGACCGACGAACTGCTGGTGCGGTGCTTCTACGGGTGCGAGAACTTCGAGCGGAAGCGGCGAGCCGAGAAGCTGGCCCGTGACCACGGAGTCTCGCCCTCGGCGATCGCCGTGGCTTATGTACTGCACCAGCCCTTCCCCACGTTCGCCATGTACGGGCCCAAGACGCTCGCGGAGTCGCGCGCGAGCTTCAGGGCCGTCGAGATCGACCTGTCCGCGGAACAGGTCGCATGGCTGCGAGGTGAGTCGTGA
- a CDS encoding glycosyltransferase, which translates to MRIVECHYEFTGFDDSLVRAGTSVYLWNLVRKFRDAGHDVSAVTPAHGLLGTLAARHPVEDLPWELDEEVPVRLDPCVWNSHPETVRLRLSVRASRITVDGIPIVFLSGGLLDLYSDALYPPAEHEGKDIGFLKPLAFQIAAARYLADRESPGTVVHLHEPRYHYLLPAALAGRGLTVVSTVQTNHPVNMKVYGPEVRGVLEHLGADASVTDGLVDPPLDSYLHRAMRAYLPRTALYADQSTESAADHVSTLAVVLRAVAALDFLSEGQMQHLLTQGGTPFEQLFAELAVARELRRYKDRLVVCGCAIGDEWLTVERTGDRRRRTLGGLGLDPGLPTIYHAGRYALQHKGQKEVFRAVARLLDDGVRCNVLLHCLTAGPLDDADLTGLASRYPDLVRVRTEARTTTELMDWALASDLSVFPSKFELDTFVMAMGEAMSAGTIPVATAQRGMAHFQHAFDLESPGAAGLAVRRSFRVDDPLLTQEVYEGLRHLVKLMETDPERVSALRARAVAVARRFTWDAVARRFLTVFDACLRGEVPSAALATSFPEPGKDAPSAERCGTAVPERDHVLVRWDDTEATQVEVVFPGSPPEVVALDPQPDGSFAGHVPHRGASTLAVLVTRYDGGAAWAELAVS; encoded by the coding sequence TTGCGGATTGTTGAGTGCCACTACGAGTTCACGGGCTTCGACGACAGCCTCGTACGAGCGGGCACGTCGGTTTATCTGTGGAACCTGGTCCGGAAGTTCCGGGACGCCGGCCATGATGTGAGTGCGGTCACCCCTGCTCATGGTCTTCTCGGAACTCTGGCCGCGAGGCATCCGGTGGAGGATCTGCCCTGGGAGCTGGACGAGGAGGTGCCGGTCCGGCTGGACCCGTGCGTCTGGAACAGTCACCCCGAAACCGTCCGTCTCCGCCTCTCGGTTCGCGCCTCCCGGATAACGGTGGACGGTATCCCGATCGTGTTCCTGAGCGGCGGCCTGCTCGATCTGTATTCGGATGCTCTTTACCCTCCGGCGGAACACGAGGGAAAAGACATCGGATTCCTGAAGCCCCTGGCCTTCCAGATAGCGGCCGCCCGTTATCTGGCCGACCGGGAATCCCCGGGGACCGTGGTGCACCTCCATGAACCCCGCTATCACTACCTGCTGCCGGCCGCACTCGCCGGCCGCGGGCTCACCGTGGTGTCGACGGTGCAGACGAACCACCCGGTGAACATGAAGGTGTACGGGCCGGAAGTGCGGGGAGTTCTCGAACACCTGGGAGCCGACGCCTCGGTGACCGACGGACTCGTCGATCCTCCGCTGGACTCGTACCTGCACCGGGCCATGCGTGCGTACCTGCCGCGGACCGCGCTCTACGCCGACCAGTCCACGGAGTCGGCGGCGGACCACGTCAGTACGCTCGCGGTCGTGCTCCGCGCGGTCGCGGCACTGGACTTCCTCTCCGAGGGACAGATGCAGCACCTGCTCACGCAGGGCGGCACCCCCTTCGAGCAGCTCTTCGCGGAACTCGCCGTCGCGCGTGAACTGCGCCGGTACAAGGACCGCCTGGTCGTCTGCGGTTGCGCCATCGGCGACGAGTGGCTGACCGTCGAGCGAACCGGCGACCGGCGCCGCCGGACCCTGGGCGGGCTGGGGCTGGACCCAGGCCTGCCGACCATCTACCACGCCGGGCGCTACGCGTTGCAGCACAAGGGCCAGAAGGAGGTCTTCCGGGCCGTCGCGCGGCTTCTCGACGACGGTGTGCGCTGCAACGTGCTGCTGCACTGCCTCACCGCCGGGCCGCTCGACGACGCCGACCTCACCGGCCTGGCATCCCGGTACCCCGACCTCGTGCGGGTCCGCACCGAGGCGAGGACGACGACCGAGCTGATGGACTGGGCGCTGGCGAGCGATCTGTCGGTGTTCCCTTCCAAGTTCGAGCTGGACACGTTCGTGATGGCGATGGGCGAGGCCATGTCGGCGGGAACGATCCCGGTCGCCACGGCACAGCGGGGCATGGCGCACTTCCAGCACGCGTTCGACCTCGAGTCGCCTGGAGCCGCCGGTCTCGCGGTGCGGCGCTCGTTCCGTGTCGACGATCCGCTGCTGACGCAGGAGGTGTACGAGGGCCTGCGCCATCTGGTGAAGCTGATGGAAACCGACCCGGAACGGGTGTCGGCCCTCCGGGCGAGAGCTGTGGCGGTGGCGCGCCGGTTCACCTGGGACGCCGTGGCCCGGCGCTTCCTCACGGTGTTCGACGCGTGCCTGCGGGGCGAGGTCCCCTCGGCCGCGCTGGCGACGTCGTTTCCCGAGCCCGGCAAAGACGCGCCGAGCGCCGAACGGTGCGGAACGGCCGTACCGGAACGGGACCACGTCCTCGTTCGGTGGGACGACACCGAAGCCACGCAGGTCGAAGTCGTCTTCCCCGGTTCACCACCGGAGGTCGTGGCGCTCGATCCGCAACCGGACGGCTCCTTCGCAGGGCATGTTCCGCACCGGGGCGCCTCGACTCTCGCGGTGCTGGTGACCAGGTACGACGGCGGAGCGGCCTGGGCGGAACTGGCCGTGTCGTAG
- a CDS encoding sedoheptulose 7-phosphate cyclase, with translation MAEPARHRGYAQHTWQVSTSKEVSYEVVLSPGLLDPSNSTLATAGGPAGARSGRRLVVVDATVHRLYGARISAYFAHQAVEHEICVVDAHESVKSMDTVFEIVASMDAFGISRRREPVIAIGGGVLTDLVGLAASLYRRSTPYMRVPTTLIGMVDAAIGAKTGVNFRRHKNRLGTYHPSAVTLIDREFLRTLTPRHLRNGIAEILKMALVKDAALFEHLEAHGPRLVDERMQSAGSSDGAGVAEEVVARAIGGMLEELQPNLWEHELQRLVDFGHSFSPAIEMTALPELLHGEAVCIDMAFSAVLAHRRRLLDRGDLTRILRVMDRLELPAWHPVCTPELMAGGLADTVKHRDGKQLLPLPDGIGRVRFVNDVSRTEVDAALDMLVDLRGGADVPAMTSGKRGA, from the coding sequence GTGGCGGAGCCAGCCCGCCACAGGGGGTACGCACAGCACACCTGGCAGGTCAGCACCAGCAAGGAAGTCAGCTACGAAGTCGTACTGAGCCCCGGCCTGCTCGACCCGTCGAACTCGACGCTGGCCACCGCGGGCGGCCCGGCGGGAGCACGGTCCGGGCGCCGCCTCGTCGTGGTCGACGCCACCGTACACAGGCTGTACGGGGCGCGGATCAGCGCGTACTTCGCCCATCAGGCAGTCGAGCACGAGATATGCGTGGTCGACGCGCACGAGTCCGTGAAGAGCATGGATACGGTCTTCGAGATCGTCGCCTCGATGGACGCCTTCGGGATCTCCCGCCGCCGCGAACCCGTCATCGCCATCGGCGGCGGTGTCCTCACCGACCTGGTCGGCCTGGCCGCGAGCCTGTATCGCCGGTCCACTCCCTACATGCGCGTGCCCACCACCCTCATCGGCATGGTGGACGCGGCCATCGGCGCGAAGACCGGGGTCAACTTCCGCCGGCACAAGAACCGTCTGGGGACGTACCACCCCTCCGCCGTCACCTTGATCGACCGGGAGTTCCTGCGGACGCTCACACCCCGGCACCTGCGGAACGGGATCGCCGAGATCCTCAAGATGGCTCTGGTCAAGGACGCGGCGCTGTTCGAGCACTTGGAGGCGCACGGCCCGCGCCTCGTCGACGAGCGGATGCAGTCGGCGGGTTCGTCCGACGGCGCGGGGGTGGCGGAAGAGGTGGTGGCACGGGCCATCGGCGGCATGCTCGAAGAACTCCAGCCCAACCTCTGGGAGCACGAGTTGCAAAGGCTCGTGGACTTCGGGCACTCGTTCTCGCCGGCGATCGAGATGACGGCACTGCCCGAGTTGCTGCACGGCGAGGCCGTCTGCATCGACATGGCGTTCAGCGCCGTGCTCGCCCACCGGCGGCGGTTGCTCGACCGGGGTGACCTGACGCGGATCCTGCGCGTCATGGACCGACTGGAGCTGCCGGCCTGGCACCCGGTGTGCACACCGGAACTCATGGCCGGGGGGCTCGCCGACACCGTCAAGCACCGGGACGGCAAGCAGCTGCTGCCGTTGCCCGACGGGATCGGCCGGGTCCGCTTCGTCAACGACGTCAGCCGTACGGAGGTGGACGCGGCCCTGGACATGCTGGTGGATCTCCGCGGGGGCGCGGACGTGCCGGCCATGACGTCCGGAAAGCGAGGAGCGTGA
- a CDS encoding sugar phosphate nucleotidyltransferase — MDGVRAVLLAGGEGRRMGPLGRGRLKPLVPFGGTSRLIDFSLANARRSGFREVLLLSQYEERRLMDDLQAVWNGSPGDFRVHFGPYDEAYRQARASVPGGGVPAALPDRTWPSERGTADALIKKAEHIFGDDTSEVLVLHADHVYRFDYGDMIRRHRADRAALTVSYQRIERRYVHLFGMVEFDTAGNLTGFVEKPAQPTSDLVFAAFCVFDARALRRHLERLDGTDWQHDISRDVIPAMLAAGERIRGYEVTGYWEDIGTVERYHRAHRGLLGGSPTLSLAELPLTVRPGVPRRYIEREGAVRSSIVPGDWVNAGRVAESVVYPGVTVGAGARVRDCVLLPGTVVPEGAELESAILLEDGTVQRCDPAPVLGGVAS, encoded by the coding sequence ATGGACGGCGTACGCGCGGTTCTCCTGGCCGGTGGCGAGGGCCGCCGCATGGGCCCTCTCGGCCGCGGCCGGCTGAAACCTCTGGTCCCCTTCGGCGGCACCAGCCGGCTGATCGACTTCAGCCTGGCCAACGCCCGCCGCTCCGGCTTCCGGGAGGTGCTGCTGCTGTCACAGTACGAGGAGCGACGCCTCATGGATGATCTTCAGGCGGTCTGGAACGGGAGCCCGGGCGACTTCCGTGTGCATTTCGGCCCGTACGACGAGGCGTACCGGCAGGCCCGGGCGAGTGTCCCTGGCGGAGGCGTTCCCGCGGCGCTGCCCGACCGCACCTGGCCCAGCGAGCGCGGCACGGCCGACGCACTGATCAAGAAGGCCGAGCACATCTTCGGTGACGACACGTCCGAGGTGCTCGTGCTGCACGCCGATCACGTCTACCGGTTCGACTACGGCGACATGATCCGCCGGCACCGTGCCGACAGGGCCGCGCTGACCGTGTCGTACCAGCGCATCGAGCGTCGCTACGTGCACCTGTTCGGCATGGTGGAGTTCGACACCGCCGGCAACCTCACCGGATTCGTCGAAAAACCGGCGCAGCCGACGAGCGACCTGGTGTTCGCCGCCTTCTGCGTCTTCGACGCTCGCGCCCTGCGCCGTCACCTGGAACGCCTGGACGGAACGGACTGGCAGCACGACATCAGCCGCGACGTCATCCCCGCCATGCTCGCCGCCGGTGAGCGGATCCGCGGGTACGAGGTCACCGGCTACTGGGAGGACATCGGAACCGTCGAGCGTTACCACCGGGCCCACCGCGGCCTGTTGGGCGGGAGTCCGACTCTGAGCCTGGCCGAGCTGCCGCTCACCGTTCGCCCCGGGGTGCCCCGGCGATACATCGAGCGGGAGGGTGCCGTTCGTTCCAGCATCGTTCCCGGCGACTGGGTCAACGCCGGCCGGGTGGCGGAGAGCGTCGTGTATCCCGGGGTCACCGTCGGTGCCGGTGCGCGCGTGCGGGACTGTGTGCTGCTGCCCGGGACGGTGGTCCCCGAGGGTGCCGAGCTGGAATCGGCCATCCTCCTGGAGGACGGGACCGTACAGCGCTGCGACCCGGCTCCGGTGCTCGGGGGTGTCGCCTCATGA
- a CDS encoding ROK family protein: MTAPSLATGAPRGFVVADLGGTTLRIGRITEGAASAAAVRRVPTEGLGRYRELPAQALQDRVVDQLTRELEAYLGSPGGEGASAVGVSFAGPMTKDGTVLAGPTLWGGAAAPLPLADILNRRLGVPVVVANDITAAAWRYAAAEPDPFCLITVSSGIGHKVFRNGEVLVSDSGHGGEIGHWRVDPGEDAVPCECGGRGHLGGMASGRGVLLAARRAAAGDPDGFGRSALAEPAGGDPAGITNEDLARAVRADDAFATQVLRSCLVPLALAVNCIFTAIGVRRYLFIGGFAVAVGHRFVTLLGEELTKLGCFGLGDAEIRDMLSLGAADDDHCLIGMARLLTRTLPATACTGGGT; encoded by the coding sequence ATGACCGCACCGTCCCTGGCGACAGGGGCTCCGCGCGGCTTCGTCGTCGCCGATCTCGGCGGTACGACGCTGCGGATCGGCCGGATCACCGAAGGGGCGGCCTCAGCCGCGGCCGTCCGCCGCGTGCCGACCGAAGGCCTGGGTCGTTACCGGGAGTTGCCCGCCCAGGCGCTGCAGGACAGGGTGGTGGACCAGCTCACCCGGGAGTTGGAGGCCTACCTCGGCTCGCCCGGGGGCGAGGGGGCGAGCGCAGTCGGCGTCTCTTTCGCCGGGCCGATGACGAAGGACGGCACCGTGCTGGCGGGGCCCACTCTGTGGGGAGGGGCCGCGGCTCCCCTGCCCCTGGCGGACATCCTGAACCGGCGGCTGGGCGTGCCGGTCGTCGTGGCCAATGACATCACCGCCGCCGCCTGGCGCTACGCGGCCGCCGAGCCCGATCCCTTCTGCCTGATCACCGTCAGTTCGGGCATCGGGCACAAGGTCTTCCGCAACGGCGAGGTGCTGGTCTCGGACTCCGGGCACGGCGGTGAGATCGGCCACTGGCGCGTCGACCCGGGCGAGGACGCCGTGCCCTGTGAATGCGGCGGCCGGGGCCACCTCGGCGGGATGGCGTCCGGCCGCGGAGTGCTGCTGGCCGCCCGTCGGGCCGCGGCGGGCGACCCGGACGGCTTCGGCCGTTCCGCACTCGCCGAACCCGCGGGCGGCGACCCGGCCGGCATCACCAACGAGGACCTGGCCCGTGCCGTCCGCGCCGACGACGCGTTCGCGACCCAGGTGCTGCGCAGCTGTCTGGTCCCGCTGGCTCTTGCCGTCAACTGCATCTTCACGGCGATCGGCGTACGGCGTTATCTGTTCATCGGCGGCTTCGCCGTCGCGGTCGGGCACCGGTTCGTCACCCTGCTCGGCGAGGAACTGACGAAACTGGGCTGCTTCGGCCTCGGCGACGCGGAGATCCGCGACATGCTCTCGCTGGGCGCCGCGGACGACGACCACTGCCTCATCGGCATGGCGAGGCTGCTGACCCGGACGCTGCCCGCCACCGCGTGCACCGGAGGCGGGACATGA
- a CDS encoding SDR family oxidoreductase, translated as MRTLVVGSGFVGSALAGRLARAGDEAVLASRTPPASPADGVVHAWVPLDITEDGAFGRALERVRADTVVLVHGPSDVTWCEEHPEEATHGHAEAARQVVRAAGNRRVVFISTDNVFDADAGAPDESVPPRPANAYGRAKLAAEQILAELPAVTLLRVSLIYGWEPATSTKWLNFFASCVHRLRAGERVTAPFDQWTTPVLLDDVVEVTTALARAESPPRLLHLGGPDRLSRAEWAALIAEELGASPALVTAEPRENGRYAGRPASTCLSSGLLATHPATADLAPRPVREGSRLLIDRHTSPTPRSTV; from the coding sequence ATGAGGACCCTCGTCGTCGGCAGCGGCTTCGTGGGCAGTGCCCTGGCCGGTCGCCTGGCCAGAGCGGGTGACGAGGCGGTCCTCGCCTCCCGGACGCCTCCGGCGTCACCCGCCGACGGCGTCGTGCACGCCTGGGTCCCTCTCGACATCACCGAGGACGGGGCCTTCGGACGCGCGCTGGAGCGCGTGCGTGCGGACACTGTCGTTCTGGTGCACGGTCCCTCGGACGTGACCTGGTGCGAGGAGCACCCCGAAGAGGCGACGCACGGGCACGCCGAGGCGGCCAGGCAGGTGGTGCGGGCGGCGGGGAACCGGCGCGTCGTCTTCATCTCCACCGACAACGTCTTCGACGCGGACGCCGGGGCGCCCGACGAGTCCGTCCCGCCGCGACCCGCCAACGCCTACGGGCGGGCGAAGCTCGCCGCCGAACAGATCCTGGCCGAGCTGCCGGCCGTGACGCTGCTGCGCGTCAGCCTGATCTACGGCTGGGAGCCCGCCACGAGCACGAAATGGCTCAACTTCTTCGCCTCGTGTGTGCACCGCCTCCGGGCCGGCGAGCGGGTGACCGCCCCCTTCGACCAGTGGACGACGCCGGTGCTCCTCGACGACGTGGTCGAGGTGACCACCGCGCTCGCCAGGGCGGAGTCACCCCCGCGGCTTCTCCACCTCGGCGGACCGGACCGGTTGTCGCGGGCCGAGTGGGCGGCCCTCATCGCCGAGGAGCTGGGCGCCTCGCCGGCCCTGGTGACGGCGGAGCCGCGGGAGAACGGCCGCTACGCCGGCCGCCCCGCCTCCACCTGTCTGTCGAGTGGTCTGCTCGCGACGCACCCGGCAACGGCCGACCTGGCTCCCCGGCCGGTCCGCGAAGGCAGCCGTCTGCTGATCGACCGGCACACTTCCCCGACTCCGAGGAGCACCGTGTGA
- a CDS encoding VOC family protein, whose translation MTTNTGAPDGAPPLGPPARAAARRGVPSARRVDHLAFTVPDLDRAIDFTVRVLGGELVYRLPSLAHDDDWMREHLDVHPRADTEIALVRLGPTTNLELFVYRSPDHRDVPPRPNDLGSVHFALRVTDVDSAVAALRERGPWHPYGPVRTVPEGLPGAGMRWVRVTTPWGMPLELRSVPGSLPYERQTSARRFLPGSTWHNGADGSGAAAALPGARGVDHLAWTVADLDEAERFFTEVLGAERLYRTTADLTDPESAAALGVPQGGTLHQVALRMGPTDNVELNCFHDSSGARRRWPRNSDVGGNHLALYVDHVDEAAAYLAAQPGCTVLGAPETIPQGPLAGDRWVYVRTGIGLYIEVVHMPDGSLPYERGTTARRRAADGERWWSR comes from the coding sequence GTGACGACGAACACCGGCGCGCCCGACGGCGCACCACCCCTCGGACCACCGGCCCGGGCCGCCGCGCGGCGGGGCGTGCCGAGCGCCCGCCGGGTGGATCACCTGGCCTTCACGGTGCCGGACCTCGACCGTGCGATCGACTTCACGGTGCGGGTGCTGGGGGGCGAACTCGTCTACCGCCTGCCCTCGTTGGCGCACGACGACGACTGGATGCGCGAGCACCTCGACGTTCATCCCCGGGCCGACACGGAGATAGCCCTGGTGCGCCTCGGGCCGACCACGAACCTGGAGCTGTTCGTCTACCGGTCGCCCGACCACCGTGACGTTCCACCCCGGCCGAACGACCTGGGCAGCGTGCACTTCGCCCTCCGTGTGACGGACGTGGACTCCGCCGTCGCGGCCTTGCGGGAGCGTGGGCCGTGGCACCCCTACGGACCCGTGCGGACCGTGCCTGAGGGGCTGCCCGGAGCGGGGATGCGGTGGGTCAGGGTGACCACGCCCTGGGGCATGCCGCTCGAACTGCGATCGGTGCCGGGCTCACTGCCGTACGAACGGCAGACATCGGCGCGCCGCTTCCTCCCGGGCAGCACGTGGCACAACGGTGCCGACGGCTCCGGCGCGGCCGCCGCGCTGCCCGGAGCTCGCGGTGTCGACCACCTGGCCTGGACCGTGGCCGACCTGGACGAGGCCGAACGCTTCTTCACGGAGGTCCTGGGCGCCGAACGGCTCTACCGCACGACGGCCGACCTCACCGACCCGGAGTCGGCCGCCGCCCTGGGTGTGCCGCAGGGCGGCACCCTGCACCAGGTGGCCCTGCGCATGGGCCCCACCGACAACGTCGAACTCAACTGCTTTCACGACTCGTCCGGCGCGCGCCGGCGCTGGCCCCGCAACAGCGACGTGGGCGGCAATCACCTGGCGCTGTACGTGGACCATGTCGACGAGGCAGCCGCGTACTTGGCCGCACAGCCGGGCTGCACCGTGCTCGGCGCCCCCGAGACCATCCCGCAGGGCCCTCTGGCCGGCGACCGCTGGGTGTACGTCCGGACCGGAATCGGGCTGTACATCGAGGTGGTGCACATGCCGGACGGCAGCCTGCCCTACGAGCGCGGCACGACCGCCAGACGCCGGGCGGCGGACGGTGAGCGGTGGTGGAGCCGTTGA
- a CDS encoding glycosyltransferase: MATLTPTDPELLATAVVTTLAVDFDPQAREASIFYWDRGLAYRRAVVQAAERTGDETVERLVGALRVRPADPALHDALRMRLVRLAAEGGGAGLDTLFERAWEAESNSRLGYHLGRCYTGTGQATVGAERLGTLPPGAGLPPGGTPRVLVVVPFRDRGPGSRLRNLLACLLALRDQSVPRDFYQVAVVETDDVPRWRETVSPRTDHYLFAYKPGDFNKSWAVNVGVVNAPGRAEIVCILDADALVDRDFIARNVARFHHPGTMGHLSYRDMWCLDESATSWAIEERLWRGAAEVATDQLRAFVLRRPPGCCVWVRTSAFHRIGGMDERFEGWGGEDNDFAYRMDINSALDHYHDPLLHMYHPSSAVLREDGELVNAHIPALSWGPSSAPIGDIHRFARTTATGDRHERRAGSHVS; encoded by the coding sequence GTGGCGACGCTGACACCCACTGATCCGGAACTCCTGGCCACGGCCGTCGTCACCACGCTGGCCGTCGACTTCGATCCCCAGGCCCGTGAGGCCAGCATCTTCTACTGGGACCGCGGACTTGCCTACCGCCGAGCCGTGGTGCAGGCGGCGGAACGAACCGGGGACGAGACCGTCGAGCGCCTGGTCGGCGCCTTGCGGGTCCGCCCAGCCGACCCGGCTCTGCACGACGCCCTGCGCATGCGTCTGGTCCGACTCGCCGCAGAGGGCGGCGGGGCGGGCCTCGACACGCTCTTCGAACGGGCTTGGGAGGCGGAGTCCAACTCACGCCTGGGATACCACCTGGGCCGGTGCTACACCGGCACCGGCCAGGCCACGGTGGGGGCGGAGCGGCTCGGCACACTGCCGCCGGGTGCCGGTCTGCCGCCCGGCGGCACCCCCCGGGTACTCGTCGTCGTGCCGTTCCGCGACCGGGGCCCGGGGTCGCGCCTGCGTAACCTGCTGGCCTGTCTGCTGGCCTTGCGGGACCAGTCCGTACCGCGTGACTTCTACCAGGTCGCCGTGGTGGAGACGGACGACGTCCCGCGCTGGCGCGAGACCGTTTCGCCTCGGACGGACCACTACCTCTTCGCGTACAAGCCGGGCGACTTCAACAAGTCCTGGGCGGTGAACGTGGGAGTGGTCAACGCTCCGGGGCGCGCGGAGATCGTCTGCATTCTGGACGCGGACGCCCTGGTCGACCGCGACTTCATCGCGCGCAACGTGGCCCGCTTCCATCACCCCGGCACCATGGGGCACCTCAGTTACCGCGACATGTGGTGCCTCGACGAGTCCGCCACCTCATGGGCGATCGAGGAGCGGCTCTGGCGGGGTGCCGCCGAGGTGGCCACCGATCAGCTGCGGGCGTTCGTACTGCGGCGACCGCCCGGGTGCTGTGTCTGGGTGCGCACGAGCGCCTTCCACCGGATCGGCGGAATGGACGAACGCTTCGAGGGCTGGGGAGGCGAGGACAACGACTTCGCCTACCGCATGGACATCAACTCCGCCCTGGACCACTACCACGACCCCCTGCTGCACATGTACCACCCGTCCTCCGCGGTGCTGCGCGAGGACGGTGAACTCGTCAACGCCCACATCCCCGCGCTGAGCTGGGGGCCGTCCTCAGCACCCATCGGCGACATCCACCGCTTTGCGCGGACCACCGCGACCGGTGACCGGCACGAACGAAGGGCAGGCAGCCATGTCTCGTGA